The following DNA comes from Hypanus sabinus isolate sHypSab1 chromosome 32, sHypSab1.hap1, whole genome shotgun sequence.
agttcaaacagttaagacctacaagtacttGGAAAGACAGAGATTTATTAGAGAGAATCACACAGCTTTTTGCATGATAGGTcacgtttaacaaatctattacgagttttttgaggatgttacgagggaagtggatgaagggaaggcggaggatgttggctacatggacttcagtgagaCCCTTGACAgtgtcccacatgggaggttattcaggaagattcagtcactaggtatacatggtgaggtagtaaattagacgTTGGGTCAAAGGCAGAAGTCAGAGagcggtagtggaggattgcttctctgagtggaggcctgtgactagtggtgtgccacagggatctctgctgggtccattgttatttgtcatatatcatccaggtcattgatataatgtggtaaattggatcagcaaatttgctgatgatgcaaagattgaggtggagtggacagtgaggaaggttttcaaagtttgcagagggatttggaccagctagtaaaatgggctgaaaaatggcagatggagtttaatgcagacaaatgtgaggtattgcactttggaaggacaaaccaaggtagaacatacaaggtaaatggtaggacactgaggactgcggtagaacagagtgatctgggaatacagatacaaaattccctaaaagtggcatcacaggtagatagagttgtaaagagtgcttttgttacattggcctttataaatcaaagtactgagtataagagttggaatgttatggtgaggttgtataagacattggtgagcccaaatttgagtgcagttttggtcactgaattacaggttgaaagagtgcagagaaggttcacaagaatgttgccgggacttgagaaattgagttacagagaaaggttgagtagTTTAGGacgttattccctggagcgtagaagattgaggggagatttgatagttatataaaattatgatgggtatagatagagcagGCTATTTccgctgaggctaggggagaaaaaaaaagaggaaatgggttaagggtgaaggggaaaagtttaaagagaacatgggtgggggtgcttcttcacacagagagtggagtgtggaatgagctgccagatgtagTAAATGCGGGCCCACTTTGAACATttgagaaaaacttggacaggacATGTATAAGAGGTGTATGGAGGATATAGTCCCGgtccaggtcagtgggactaggcagaaaaatggtttggcacagccaagaagggccaaaagggctgtttctgtgctgtaatgttctatgcttctatggTTCTAAGAGAAGTAACAcacatggaaaaaaaaatcacacaacagtcagataaaacttataagtatatattttcattaaaaatgaacaggattcagcactctgtgtgtgtatatgcaatcgtAATAAGAAATACAGACAGAAAACTTAAATGGGAGGCTAACTCAGAAAAATGAACCATCActatggaagaaaacattaaccagtggaatgagtataaccctccatgggagacatcccaacgatctgagcAGATCAGATCGTGACAAAGAAGCATCAAGCACCTGACTGAGAGCTGAAGAccacttcccagaaacagaggggttcatACAGGACAACAATTAAAACAGAAAGTacgaaaaaaaatcaaaaattgtTATacaatacaaataaacaaggcaataaatgcagaaaatgccagttgaaaccagacacaatccaacatattccaagaacctgcagcagtttaactcaatctgattagttaagtggcaaatatcatttaccacaaccttgctttaaaatacaaactgatTTATGCCCTACATCACTTCATAAAGGCATCATAAATTCAAGCGTGATCCAGTTTTCGGTTCAAGATCTTACAAATcatatgataatcaatacattatttcagagaAGACAATCCATAATAAACATTCAGATATAATatcacaggataaacaagcaggaacaacttcCTCAATAGATATAACCATCGAAAAACACACATGCTCCCAACCAGTGGAGCACATCACCacaggcattgtttgtgtcatcagtcagacaaaaaATTTTCTCTGCCagtcagcttccaaatgttgctattcTGTGATTTGCTGCCATGTcctgctgctgattcccttctcttCATCATATGTTCTTACCCTAACCATCATCCAGATCCCCAAACTCTGTCCTGTGTGGACCCGCCTCTGGTTTCCGACCCTGCTCTGTTGAATATCCAACTAATGGTTTCCCATCCTGCTTGCAGTCTTCAGCGAACAGTGGTGTTTTCAACAACCCTTCAGAAGCAGGGAAGATGACTCATAATATGGAAATGAGCCCTGAATAAGGAGTAACTCCCAATATCATTCTCCATCAGCCCAGAAATTTAAGGGGTGAAGAACATGTCAgagagaactgcagtcagctcgtcttcttcagtctgcagaaaatGCAAGGGAATTTGCATTCACAGAGTGCTGACTGTTTagaacccatcaccacagggagagtgagatgggaacaacaggggaggatttaaaaggaatgctgtggaacagaatcactgtcagagtggagccagcctgagttgactctctactaTACACTAGGTGTGTAATTTGCTAAGTACCAGAGCCagaatttaaaatagaactgatttatttgtcacagattcagaatattaaactccagttgcATTAAAGATGAAcatgcagaagaaactcctcccatgcccagtgaccagggtgcagaactgggtgtggtgagtagCAGCAATAATTGCACAGTTCAGCACTGACAGCCATTCTCAAAATTGCATTCAACAAaaatgatggacaaatatccagaaTGCAGCtgattgaaactttctccccagtgtgccAGCAGTGTGGCACAAGCAAATGGCGAGAGTGGTCCCTTTATCATTTTTGTTTATTTcactaaccctattgtcaaagtaagaattataaagctcaattgtttaattgcatattgtgtacacTTTATTACTTTGGGtaactgatttgtaacaggggacgcattgtgcagcatccacccaaatgagatttcttaagtttgactGGGCTGGGGGGGCTGTCACCCACTCTATTAAGCTGCTAGCCAAAACAAGAGTTACATAAGGTTAGATGACTGAGCGAATtgtttcccacattcacagcaggtgaatggtccctccccaatgtgaactcaatgatgcacatttgattgatttggctgagagaatctcttcccaaagtctAAGCAGGAGATTGGCCGCtacccggtgtgaactcgctggtgtctctgtagttgagTTGAccaaatgaatcccttcccacagtctcagcagatgaatggcctctccccagtgtgaacttgctgatgtaccttcagtttagatgatttagtgaaacccttcccacagtctgagcaggtgaatggcctctctccagtgtgaactgactggtgcctCAGTAGGTGAGATGCCTGGCTGAATCCCTTcgcacattctgagcagatgaatggcttctctccagtgtgaactgactggtggctCTGTAGTTGacatgaccgagtgaatcccttgccacaatctgagcaggtgaatggcctctctccagtgtgaattctcTGATGTACGATCAGTTTAGgagagcaagtgaatcccttcccacagtctgagcaagtgaatggcgtctccccagtgtgacctctctgatgtaccttcagttgatatggctgagtgaatcccttcccacagtctgagcaggtgaacggcctctccccggtgtgaactcgcttatgtaccttcaggttagatgactgagtgaatcccttcccacagtctaagcaggtgaacggcctctccctagtgtgaagtcgctgatgtaccttcagttcagatgagcaagtaaatcccttcccacaatctgagcaggtgaatggcttctcgccagtgtgaactcgctgatgtaccttcaggttaGATGCggaagtgaatctcttcccacagtctgagcagctgaaaggcctctctccagtgtgaactcgttgatgtatcttcagttcagatgagcGAGTGAattcctttccacagtctgagcagctgaatggcttctcaccagtgtgaactcgctgatgtaccttcaggttagatgcacaagtgaatcccttcccacagtctgagcaggtgaacggcctctctccagtgtgaactcgctgatgtatcttcagttcggATGACcgattgaatcccttcccacattctgagcagatgaacggcctctccccagtgtgaactgactggtgtcccaGTAGATCcgatgactgagtgaatgcttTCCCACAGTCTAGACAAGTGAACGGTCTCACACCACTGTGaattctctgatgtaccttcagtttagatgactgagtgaatcccttcccacagtctaagcaggtaaatggcctctctccagtgtgaactcgctgatgtacctgcagttgggataactgagtgaatcctttcccacagtctgag
Coding sequences within:
- the LOC132384411 gene encoding zinc finger protein 420-like; translated protein: MAHQRVHTREWSFTCSDCGKGFTCLSKLKVHQRVHTGERPFTCSDCGKGFTQPFHLQRHQSVHTGERPFICSVCGKGFTQSSHLKVHQLLHTGEKPFICSDCGKEFIRSSDLLAHKSLHTGESPFTCSECGKGFTCSSQLQVHQRVHTGERPFTCSDCGKGFTQLSQLQVHQRVHTGERPFTCLDCGKGFTQSSKLKVHQRIHSGVRPFTCLDCGKAFTQSSDLLGHQSVHTGERPFICSECGKGFNRSSELKIHQRVHTGERPFTCSDCGKGFTCASNLKVHQRVHTGEKPFSCSDCGKEFTRSSELKIHQRVHTGERPFSCSDCGKRFTSASNLKVHQRVHTGEKPFTCSDCGKGFTCSSELKVHQRLHTRERPFTCLDCGKGFTQSSNLKVHKRVHTGERPFTCSDCGKGFTQPYQLKVHQRGHTGETPFTCSDCGKGFTCSPKLIVHQRIHTGERPFTCSDCGKGFTRSCQLQSHQSVHTGEKPFICSECAKGFSQASHLLRHQSVHTGERPFTCSDCGKGFTKSSKLKVHQQVHTGERPFIC